From a single Chloracidobacterium thermophilum B genomic region:
- a CDS encoding alanine racemase, which yields MTTADVTLPDLLTVPTPALLLDRHRLERNLARMSAHVARLGARLRPHVKTHKCPPIARKQVAGQFGGITISTLAEGFAFAEAGFDDLLYAVPVEPGKFGRLCQLARQVRRLAVLTDEPTLPPLLSAAAEAAGVSLDVFVEIDCGDGRTGVSFDHLDRIEHVARAVASARRLTLAGILTHAGQSYAARTTAERRTVAGLERDRMAQVAAALEQRGLAVPCISIGSTPTVVALDEPLPPNFEVRPGNYVFFDAFQAQCGVCAFDDCALTVLTAVVHRSEGKVVVDAGAIALSKDIGAADFFPHNGYGLVGDLAGQPLGLRVAAVSQEHGRIPVADPALLGRLPVGTRLRVVVNHSCLTAAQHTHYWVVDDGTIVARWPIVQGW from the coding sequence GTGACGACGGCTGATGTGACGCTCCCCGACCTGCTGACTGTCCCGACACCGGCGCTGCTGCTCGACCGGCACCGGCTGGAACGCAACCTGGCGCGGATGAGCGCCCATGTCGCCCGGCTGGGCGCGCGATTGCGACCTCATGTCAAGACGCACAAGTGCCCGCCGATTGCCCGGAAGCAGGTTGCCGGGCAGTTTGGCGGCATCACCATCTCGACGCTCGCCGAAGGCTTTGCCTTTGCCGAAGCCGGCTTTGACGATCTGCTCTATGCCGTACCGGTGGAGCCGGGCAAATTCGGGCGCCTCTGCCAGCTTGCCCGGCAGGTTCGGCGACTGGCCGTTCTGACCGATGAGCCGACGTTGCCGCCGTTGCTTTCGGCGGCGGCAGAAGCTGCCGGGGTGTCGCTGGATGTTTTCGTTGAAATTGACTGCGGCGACGGGCGCACCGGCGTGTCTTTTGACCACCTTGACCGGATTGAGCATGTGGCGCGTGCGGTGGCATCTGCCAGACGGCTGACACTGGCCGGTATTTTGACGCACGCCGGGCAGTCGTATGCCGCGCGTACGACGGCCGAGCGGCGGACGGTGGCCGGTCTCGAACGCGACCGCATGGCACAGGTGGCGGCAGCGCTGGAACAAAGGGGATTGGCGGTGCCCTGTATCAGCATTGGCTCGACGCCGACGGTGGTTGCGCTCGATGAGCCACTGCCGCCCAACTTTGAGGTGCGGCCGGGCAACTACGTTTTTTTCGACGCCTTTCAGGCGCAGTGCGGCGTCTGTGCCTTTGACGATTGTGCCCTGACGGTGTTGACCGCCGTTGTGCACCGCAGTGAAGGGAAGGTCGTGGTGGACGCCGGTGCCATTGCCCTGTCGAAAGACATTGGCGCAGCGGATTTCTTTCCCCACAACGGCTATGGGTTGGTTGGCGACCTTGCCGGACAGCCGCTGGGCTTGCGGGTGGCGGCGGTGTCGCAGGAACACGGCCGGATTCCGGTGGCTGACCCGGCCCTGCTGGGGCGGCTGCCTGTCGGGACGCGCCTGCGCGTGGTGGTCAACCATTCGTGCCTGACGGCAGCGCAGCATACTCACTACTGGGTGGTTGATGACGGAACCATTGTTGCCCGGTGGCCGATTGTGCAGGGCTGGTAG
- the aspS gene encoding aspartate--tRNA ligase: MTVLEHLGDWQRTHLNGTLRVQHVGQTVTLMGWVGRRRDHATATFVDLRDYSGFVQVVFDSARGDGAVHAKARPLRTEYVIAVRGVVVRRAPDAVNPKMETGEIEVHADELRILNDAQTPPLPLDEEKTSTLAGEDVRLKYRYLDLRRPTMQANLRLRAQVTATIRRWMEAHGFLEVETPFLIRSTPEGARDFIVPSRLHPGNFFALPQSPQLFKQLLMIGGCDRYYQIARCFRDEDLRADRQPEFTQLDVEMSFPQTEVLFDIIEGLMVELAQLRGIQVARPLPRLTYDEAMRRFGSDKPDIRFGMELQDISEVVRPADFPPYQAALAAGGCVKAIVARGKADYSRKTLDDFTDWLRKDHRAGGLGYLKVLPDGVQSPLVKSLGEDVARSVVRTVGAETGDMVFIVAGSQPVVAASLGALRVEIARRERLFDPQHFAFLWVTDFPMFEFDPDERRWYAMHHPFTSPREEDLPLLAAGPEQWGKVRAQAYDLVLNGVEVGGGSIRIHRADVQRQVFDALGFSAEAARQRFGFFIDALTYGTPPHGGIALGLDRLVMLLAGMESIRDVIAFPKTAHATDLMCDAPNVVDPAQLRELRLRLDP, translated from the coding sequence ATGACTGTGTTGGAGCATCTTGGGGACTGGCAGCGCACACACCTCAACGGGACGTTGCGCGTCCAGCATGTTGGGCAGACTGTGACCCTGATGGGGTGGGTCGGACGGCGACGCGACCACGCCACGGCAACCTTTGTTGATCTGCGGGATTACAGCGGTTTCGTACAGGTTGTTTTTGACAGCGCCCGGGGCGACGGGGCGGTGCACGCCAAGGCGCGGCCGCTGCGTACCGAATATGTCATTGCTGTCCGGGGCGTCGTCGTACGGCGTGCGCCCGATGCGGTCAACCCCAAGATGGAGACCGGCGAAATTGAAGTCCATGCGGACGAACTGCGCATTCTCAACGATGCCCAGACGCCGCCGCTGCCGCTCGACGAGGAAAAAACCTCGACGCTGGCTGGCGAGGATGTCCGCCTGAAGTATCGCTACCTCGACCTGCGGCGGCCAACGATGCAGGCCAACCTGCGCCTGCGGGCCCAGGTGACGGCAACCATCCGGCGCTGGATGGAAGCCCATGGCTTTCTCGAAGTGGAGACGCCCTTTCTCATTCGCTCCACGCCGGAAGGGGCGCGGGATTTCATTGTTCCCAGCCGGCTGCATCCGGGCAACTTCTTTGCCTTGCCGCAGTCCCCACAGCTTTTCAAGCAGTTGTTGATGATCGGCGGCTGCGACCGCTACTACCAGATTGCCCGCTGCTTCCGGGATGAAGACCTGCGCGCCGACCGCCAGCCGGAGTTCACCCAGCTTGACGTGGAAATGTCCTTTCCCCAGACCGAAGTGCTGTTTGACATCATCGAGGGGCTGATGGTCGAGCTGGCGCAACTGCGCGGCATCCAGGTGGCGCGTCCGTTGCCGCGTCTGACCTACGACGAAGCCATGCGCCGCTTCGGCTCGGACAAGCCTGACATCCGCTTTGGTATGGAGTTGCAGGATATTTCCGAGGTCGTCCGGCCGGCAGATTTTCCTCCGTACCAGGCTGCGCTGGCGGCCGGCGGGTGTGTCAAAGCCATTGTGGCGCGCGGCAAGGCTGACTACAGCCGCAAAACGCTCGACGACTTCACCGACTGGTTGCGCAAGGACCACCGCGCCGGCGGACTGGGGTACCTGAAAGTGCTGCCTGATGGCGTGCAGTCGCCGCTGGTCAAGTCGCTGGGCGAGGACGTAGCCCGGTCGGTCGTTCGTACGGTGGGCGCCGAAACGGGCGACATGGTGTTCATTGTCGCAGGAAGCCAGCCGGTGGTCGCGGCCAGTCTGGGGGCGCTGCGGGTGGAAATTGCGCGCCGGGAGCGGCTTTTTGACCCGCAACACTTTGCCTTCCTCTGGGTGACAGACTTTCCGATGTTTGAGTTCGACCCTGATGAGCGCCGGTGGTACGCCATGCACCACCCGTTCACTTCGCCGCGCGAGGAAGACCTGCCGCTGCTTGCCGCCGGCCCGGAGCAGTGGGGAAAGGTACGCGCGCAGGCCTATGACCTCGTGCTCAACGGCGTCGAAGTCGGCGGTGGCTCGATTCGTATTCACCGGGCGGACGTGCAGCGCCAGGTGTTTGACGCGCTCGGTTTCAGCGCGGAAGCGGCGCGGCAGCGTTTTGGGTTCTTCATTGACGCGCTCACCTACGGCACGCCCCCGCACGGCGGGATTGCCCTGGGGCTTGACCGGCTGGTGATGCTGCTGGCCGGGATGGAATCCATCCGCGATGTCATCGCCTTTCCGAAGACGGCTCATGCGACTGACCTGATGTGCGACGCGCCGAATGTCGTTGACCCGGCGCAGTTGCGTGAGCTGCGTCTGCGCCTCGACCCGTGA
- a CDS encoding MGH1-like glycoside hydrolase domain-containing protein: MPTAEELRLAESAARTKHWKRWGPYVSERAWGTVREDYSPHGDAWKYFPYEHSRSKAYRWGEDGLAGICDRRQILCFALALWNERDPHLKERLFGLTGPQGNHGEDVKEYYFYLDSTPTHSYMKWLYKYPQARFPYEELLHFGRARSRREPEYELLDTGVFAEQRYFDVFVEYAKADVDDIVIRITVVNRGPERAPIHILPTLWFRNTWSWQPMSGEKPYIRQAPDLNRTRVLACDHPTLGNRWLYCPDAPELLFTENETNLERLYGVPNRTPYVKDGINEYLVNGRTYAVNPARTGTKAAAHYHFELEGGAATTLWLRLCNYDPDTLRGEPFGPAARVMAERQVEADEFYATRIPETLSADARNVMRQAFAGLLWTKQFYAYEVDRWLTGDPLQPPPPPSRLRGRNRNWKHLHCEDVISMPDKWEYPWFAAWDLAFHCVPLALIDSDFAKQQLILMLREWYMHPNGQLPAYEWTFDDVNPPVHAWAAWRVYKIEKKRTGQGDTAFLERVFHKLLLNFTWWINRKDADGSNIFEGGFLGLDNIGVFDRSAKLPTGGTLQQSDATSWMGMYCLNMLAMALELARYDRVYEDVASKFYEHFLYIADALSHRVGVEGDALWDEQDGFYYDAIAFPDGRRLQLRVRSMVGLIPLFAVQMMESWWLEQLPGFRRRMDWFVRNRPELVNSIVSVDEQGNVVQQLLSLPNTAQLRRVLRIMLDENEFLSPYGIRSLSRYHRDHPYVLHVNGQEYRVDYDPAESSIPMFGGNSNWRGPVWFPLNFLIIESLQKFHHFYGDSFKVECPTGSGKLMTLWEVATELSRRLSRIFLRDADGKRPVYRHPGMECFDTDPHWRDLVLFYEYFHGDTGAGLGASHQTGWTALVAKLLAQSGEG; encoded by the coding sequence ATGCCTACTGCTGAAGAGTTGCGGCTTGCAGAATCGGCGGCCCGCACGAAACACTGGAAACGCTGGGGCCCTTACGTCAGCGAACGGGCCTGGGGCACCGTCCGGGAGGACTACAGCCCCCACGGCGATGCCTGGAAATACTTTCCTTATGAGCACAGCCGCTCAAAAGCCTATCGCTGGGGCGAAGACGGGCTGGCCGGAATTTGTGACCGGCGGCAAATCCTGTGCTTTGCGCTGGCACTGTGGAACGAACGCGACCCGCACCTGAAAGAACGGCTGTTCGGCCTGACCGGCCCGCAGGGCAACCACGGCGAGGATGTCAAGGAGTATTACTTCTACCTCGACTCGACGCCGACCCACAGCTACATGAAGTGGCTCTACAAGTATCCCCAGGCGCGGTTTCCCTACGAGGAACTGCTCCACTTTGGACGCGCCCGTTCCCGGCGCGAGCCGGAGTATGAACTGCTCGACACCGGGGTGTTTGCCGAACAGCGTTACTTCGATGTCTTCGTCGAATACGCCAAAGCCGACGTGGATGACATCGTCATCCGCATTACGGTCGTCAACCGGGGGCCGGAGCGCGCACCGATTCACATTCTGCCGACGCTCTGGTTTCGGAACACCTGGTCGTGGCAGCCGATGTCCGGCGAAAAGCCCTACATCCGGCAGGCGCCGGACCTGAACCGGACGCGCGTCCTGGCCTGTGATCATCCCACGCTGGGCAATCGCTGGTTGTACTGCCCTGATGCACCTGAATTGCTCTTTACCGAGAATGAAACCAACCTGGAGCGGTTGTACGGCGTTCCGAACCGCACACCTTACGTCAAGGACGGTATCAACGAATACCTCGTCAACGGGCGAACGTATGCTGTCAACCCGGCGCGCACCGGGACGAAAGCCGCCGCCCACTATCACTTCGAGCTGGAAGGTGGCGCGGCGACAACCCTGTGGCTGCGGCTGTGCAACTACGACCCGGACACACTGCGCGGGGAGCCGTTCGGGCCGGCAGCACGGGTGATGGCCGAGCGCCAGGTCGAAGCCGACGAATTCTATGCCACCCGCATTCCCGAAACGCTTTCAGCCGATGCCAGAAACGTCATGCGGCAGGCTTTTGCCGGCCTGCTCTGGACGAAGCAGTTTTACGCCTACGAGGTTGACCGGTGGCTGACGGGCGACCCGCTCCAGCCACCGCCGCCGCCGAGCCGCCTGCGCGGGCGCAACCGCAACTGGAAGCACCTCCACTGTGAGGATGTCATTTCCATGCCGGACAAGTGGGAGTACCCGTGGTTTGCCGCCTGGGATTTGGCCTTCCACTGCGTCCCACTGGCGCTGATTGACAGCGATTTTGCCAAGCAGCAGCTCATTCTTATGCTGCGCGAGTGGTACATGCATCCCAACGGCCAGCTTCCGGCCTACGAGTGGACGTTCGACGATGTCAACCCGCCGGTGCATGCCTGGGCGGCGTGGCGCGTCTATAAGATCGAAAAGAAGCGTACCGGGCAGGGGGACACGGCTTTTCTGGAGCGCGTCTTTCACAAGCTGCTGCTCAACTTCACCTGGTGGATCAACCGCAAGGATGCCGACGGCAGCAATATCTTCGAGGGCGGCTTTCTGGGGCTGGACAACATCGGCGTGTTTGACCGGAGCGCCAAACTGCCGACCGGCGGCACGCTGCAACAGTCAGACGCCACGAGCTGGATGGGGATGTACTGCCTCAACATGCTGGCCATGGCGCTTGAACTCGCCCGGTACGACCGGGTGTACGAAGATGTGGCCAGCAAGTTTTACGAGCACTTCCTCTACATTGCCGATGCCCTGAGTCATCGCGTGGGTGTAGAAGGGGATGCGCTCTGGGACGAGCAGGACGGGTTTTACTACGACGCCATTGCCTTTCCCGACGGGCGGCGGCTGCAACTGCGCGTCCGGTCCATGGTGGGACTGATTCCGCTCTTTGCCGTGCAGATGATGGAGAGCTGGTGGCTGGAGCAGTTGCCCGGCTTTCGCCGGCGCATGGACTGGTTCGTGCGCAACCGCCCTGAACTCGTCAACAGCATCGTTTCGGTGGATGAGCAGGGCAATGTCGTCCAGCAGTTGCTTTCGCTGCCAAACACAGCCCAACTGCGGCGCGTTTTGCGCATTATGCTGGATGAGAACGAGTTTCTTTCACCCTATGGCATCCGGTCGCTATCGCGTTACCATCGGGACCATCCCTACGTGCTGCACGTGAACGGGCAGGAGTACCGGGTGGATTACGACCCGGCTGAATCTTCCATCCCGATGTTCGGGGGCAACTCCAACTGGCGCGGCCCGGTCTGGTTTCCGCTCAACTTTCTCATCATTGAGTCCCTGCAGAAGTTTCACCACTTCTACGGTGACAGCTTCAAGGTCGAGTGCCCAACGGGTTCGGGCAAGCTGATGACCCTGTGGGAAGTGGCTACTGAGTTGTCCCGGCGGTTGTCGCGGATTTTTCTGCGTGACGCCGATGGGAAGCGGCCCGTCTATCGGCATCCAGGGATGGAATGTTTCGACACCGATCCGCACTGGCGCGACCTGGTGTTGTTTTACGAGTACTTTCACGGCGATACTGGCGCGGGCCTGGGCGCGAGTCACCAGACCGGATGGACAGCTCTGGTGGCCAAACTGCTGGCCCAGAGCGGCGAAGGATAA
- a CDS encoding protoporphyrinogen/coproporphyrinogen oxidase yields MKPAAVIIIGSGIAGTTFAHRCARAGMEVLVLEKDAEPGGALRSHRFARGNGFWTELGAHTCYNSYGTLLSVIEECGLLPALRPRAKVGFKFLVNNQVKSIPSQLHFLEALRHLPFGLRTPKAGRSVADYYTQLLGAKNYADVLAPAFNAVMCQAAGGLPAEMLFKKRPRRADVQRTYTLPDGLQGIVKAALAQPGIHLVTNCEVLAVERADAGFEVTTATGATYQTRLLVVATPPHVAAQLLRHAFPSVSEKLSRIRVETIETVGVLVPRAAVNIPPIAGLIARDDVFYSAVSRDVVPDATWRGFAFHFKPGKLDAEGRLRRIAETLGIAPTDIVESVFRTNVLPSPKVGHAALVESLNATLAGMPLFLVGNYFEGVSIEDCALRAVQEFTRLTSLK; encoded by the coding sequence GTGAAACCGGCAGCGGTCATCATCATCGGGAGTGGCATTGCCGGCACAACCTTTGCGCACCGCTGCGCCCGCGCTGGCATGGAAGTGCTGGTTCTGGAAAAGGACGCCGAACCGGGCGGGGCGCTGCGGTCACACCGCTTTGCCAGAGGTAACGGCTTCTGGACGGAACTGGGTGCGCATACCTGTTACAACAGCTACGGTACGCTGCTTTCCGTCATCGAGGAGTGCGGGTTGCTCCCAGCGCTGCGCCCACGCGCCAAGGTGGGCTTCAAATTCCTGGTGAACAACCAGGTCAAGTCCATTCCCTCCCAACTGCATTTCCTTGAGGCGCTGCGGCATCTCCCCTTCGGCCTGCGGACGCCCAAGGCCGGCCGCAGCGTGGCGGACTACTACACCCAACTGTTGGGCGCAAAGAACTACGCCGATGTTCTCGCGCCAGCGTTCAATGCCGTGATGTGTCAGGCGGCTGGCGGCCTGCCGGCGGAGATGTTGTTCAAAAAGCGTCCCCGCCGCGCCGATGTGCAGCGGACCTACACGCTGCCCGACGGTTTGCAGGGCATCGTCAAGGCTGCTCTGGCACAGCCGGGCATCCATCTGGTGACCAACTGTGAAGTGTTGGCTGTGGAACGTGCCGACGCTGGCTTTGAAGTCACCACGGCCACCGGCGCGACCTATCAGACCAGGCTGCTTGTCGTGGCGACGCCGCCCCACGTGGCGGCCCAACTGTTGCGTCATGCCTTTCCTTCGGTGTCCGAAAAACTGTCCCGGATTCGGGTTGAGACCATCGAGACGGTGGGGGTGCTCGTCCCCCGGGCGGCTGTCAACATTCCTCCAATCGCAGGCTTGATTGCGCGGGATGATGTGTTTTATTCAGCGGTATCACGCGATGTTGTGCCGGACGCAACATGGCGTGGTTTTGCGTTTCATTTCAAGCCGGGCAAACTTGACGCAGAAGGCAGGCTGCGGCGCATTGCGGAGACACTGGGCATTGCTCCGACAGACATCGTTGAGTCAGTTTTTCGGACGAATGTGCTTCCCTCGCCCAAAGTCGGTCATGCCGCCCTCGTCGAAAGCCTGAACGCGACCCTTGCCGGCATGCCACTGTTTCTTGTCGGTAACTATTTTGAAGGCGTCTCGATTGAGGATTGCGCCCTCCGCGCCGTGCAGGAGTTTACCCGGCTGACCTCACTAAAGTGA
- the clpA gene encoding ATP-dependent Clp protease ATP-binding subunit ClpA, with protein MPAMFTKDLQTALTAAVNEAMARGHEYLTLEHVLFALLDDPTSADILRACGGDLDALRRDLERFFAERLTPVKPPAGKLPNPPEQTAAFQRVLERAYAQAQASEQRKIDGGNILAAMYGEEHSHAVYLLKRQGIGRLDVLNYISHGISKVTEEETDDAEGDEAAPARNPLDIYTVNLVKRAAQGLIDPLIGRQAELERTIQVLCRRRKNNPIYIGDPGVGKTAIAEGLAMRIHAGDVPDLLKDAEVYALDMGALLAGTRYRGDFEQRLKQVIAALKKRPNAILFIDEIHTIVGAGAVNGGTMDAANILKPALAAGELRCIGSTTHQEYKQSFERDRALARRFQKIEVGEPTIDEAEQILLGLKSAYEQHHGVTYTREALRAAAELAAKHITDRCLPDKAIDVMDEAGAALRLLPPDERPKIVGTHEIETVVARMARVPAKSVSAAERDRIQTLEADLKAVIYGQDKAIEQVVNAIKISRAGLGSPTKPIGCFLFSGPTGVGKTELAKQLALALGVTFLRFDMSEYMEKHTVSRLIGAPPGYVGFDQGGLLTDAVNKHPYSVVVLDEIEKAHPDVFNILLQVMDSATLTDNNGKKADFRNVILIMTTNAGAKEMSAAAIGFKKEAGGGRTKQAVERTFAPEFRNRLDAWIVFEPLSFEHIQQVVRKFLNEVQGQLADRQVTLEVSPAAVEWLAKRGFDPKYGARPMGRLIHEKIKQPLANEILFGTLTKGGRAVVDLAGEDLSLHYHPVESAP; from the coding sequence ATGCCTGCGATGTTCACCAAAGACCTGCAAACTGCACTCACCGCCGCTGTCAATGAGGCCATGGCGCGTGGGCATGAGTATCTCACGCTGGAACACGTGCTGTTTGCCCTGCTCGATGACCCGACTTCGGCGGACATCCTGCGCGCCTGCGGCGGCGACCTCGACGCGCTCCGCCGCGACCTGGAGCGGTTTTTTGCCGAGCGCCTGACGCCGGTGAAGCCGCCAGCCGGCAAGCTGCCCAACCCGCCGGAGCAGACAGCGGCGTTTCAGCGCGTGCTGGAACGGGCTTACGCCCAGGCACAAGCTTCCGAACAGCGCAAGATTGACGGCGGCAACATTCTGGCGGCGATGTATGGCGAGGAACACTCCCACGCCGTGTATCTTCTCAAGCGCCAAGGCATCGGGCGGCTGGACGTACTCAACTACATCTCGCATGGCATCTCCAAAGTGACGGAAGAGGAAACCGACGACGCCGAAGGGGATGAAGCTGCTCCCGCCCGGAACCCACTCGATATTTACACGGTCAATCTGGTCAAACGGGCCGCCCAGGGGTTGATTGACCCGCTCATTGGCCGGCAGGCGGAACTCGAACGTACCATCCAGGTGCTCTGCCGGCGGCGCAAAAACAATCCCATCTACATCGGTGACCCCGGCGTGGGCAAAACCGCCATTGCTGAAGGGCTGGCGATGAGGATTCACGCCGGCGACGTGCCGGACCTGCTCAAGGATGCCGAAGTGTATGCCCTCGATATGGGGGCGCTGCTGGCCGGGACACGCTACCGGGGGGACTTTGAGCAGCGCCTCAAGCAGGTCATTGCCGCGCTCAAGAAACGGCCCAACGCCATCCTGTTCATAGACGAAATCCACACCATCGTTGGCGCTGGCGCGGTCAACGGCGGCACGATGGATGCGGCCAACATTCTGAAACCGGCGCTGGCCGCCGGCGAACTGCGGTGCATCGGTTCCACAACGCATCAGGAATACAAGCAGTCCTTTGAGCGTGACCGCGCCCTGGCGCGCCGCTTCCAGAAGATCGAAGTCGGCGAGCCGACCATTGACGAAGCCGAGCAGATTTTGCTTGGTCTCAAGTCGGCTTATGAGCAGCACCATGGTGTGACCTACACGCGGGAGGCGCTGCGGGCCGCCGCCGAACTGGCAGCAAAACACATCACTGACCGCTGCCTGCCCGACAAGGCCATTGACGTGATGGATGAAGCTGGCGCGGCGCTCCGGCTGCTGCCGCCGGATGAGCGTCCCAAGATCGTTGGAACGCATGAGATCGAAACTGTCGTCGCCCGGATGGCGCGGGTGCCGGCCAAATCCGTTTCTGCCGCCGAGCGGGACCGGATACAGACGCTGGAGGCGGACTTGAAAGCCGTCATCTACGGTCAGGACAAAGCCATCGAGCAGGTCGTCAATGCCATCAAGATTTCCCGCGCCGGACTGGGCAGCCCGACCAAGCCGATTGGCTGCTTTCTGTTTTCCGGGCCGACCGGCGTCGGCAAAACCGAACTGGCCAAGCAACTGGCGCTGGCGCTGGGGGTGACGTTCCTGCGCTTCGACATGAGCGAATACATGGAAAAGCACACCGTGTCGCGGCTCATTGGCGCGCCCCCCGGTTACGTGGGCTTCGATCAGGGCGGTCTGCTGACCGATGCTGTGAACAAGCACCCCTACTCGGTCGTCGTCCTGGACGAAATCGAGAAGGCGCACCCTGACGTGTTCAACATCCTGCTCCAGGTCATGGACAGCGCCACGCTGACCGACAACAACGGCAAAAAGGCCGATTTCCGCAACGTCATTCTGATTATGACGACCAACGCTGGCGCAAAGGAAATGAGCGCCGCCGCGATTGGTTTCAAGAAGGAAGCCGGCGGAGGGCGTACCAAACAGGCCGTGGAGCGTACCTTCGCGCCGGAGTTTCGCAATCGCCTGGATGCGTGGATTGTGTTCGAGCCACTCTCGTTTGAGCACATCCAGCAGGTTGTCAGGAAGTTTCTCAATGAAGTCCAGGGGCAGTTGGCCGACCGGCAGGTGACGCTGGAGGTCAGCCCGGCGGCAGTCGAATGGCTGGCCAAACGGGGCTTTGATCCGAAGTATGGGGCGCGTCCGATGGGCCGGCTCATTCACGAGAAGATCAAGCAGCCGCTTGCCAACGAGATACTCTTTGGCACGCTGACCAAAGGTGGCCGGGCTGTGGTTGATCTGGCCGGTGAGGACCTCAGCCTCCACTACCACCCGGTTGAGTCTGCACCGTGA
- a CDS encoding tryptophan 2,3-dioxygenase family protein — MTSTPLTYWDYVKLDTIQSLQSGRQTDCYDEVMFIAVHQHFEFWFAQVIRDLREIIRRFRLTPPEVASGTALLHRCNVEFALATQGFEVMKTLTRESFLAFRGALQHTSGLQSVQLTVIELLVGRTAEQLYHHLIAGPGMRDFLAQYGGPDGLLAQVLREVGQTGNLRQNYDRIAPTTAPDQLLALERELVTLDRQLLDWRRHHAETAARVLGRDFSESAGTVGNTHSCRDNLDIGKRHTRRYFADLEAKLASSSTPEMPFQETTR; from the coding sequence ATGACCAGCACACCGCTCACCTACTGGGATTACGTCAAGCTCGACACCATTCAGTCCCTGCAATCCGGGCGCCAGACCGACTGCTACGACGAGGTGATGTTCATCGCTGTCCACCAGCACTTCGAGTTCTGGTTTGCCCAGGTCATCCGCGATCTGCGGGAAATCATCCGCCGCTTCCGCCTCACCCCACCGGAAGTTGCTTCAGGCACAGCCCTGCTGCACCGCTGCAACGTCGAGTTTGCCCTCGCCACCCAGGGCTTCGAGGTGATGAAGACGCTGACCCGCGAGAGCTTCCTGGCGTTCCGGGGTGCGCTTCAGCACACTTCGGGACTGCAAAGCGTTCAGCTTACGGTGATCGAACTGTTGGTGGGACGCACGGCGGAGCAGCTCTACCACCACCTCATCGCCGGCCCGGGCATGCGAGACTTTCTGGCCCAATACGGCGGCCCCGATGGCCTTCTGGCACAGGTCCTGCGCGAAGTCGGGCAAACCGGCAACCTGCGCCAGAACTACGACCGGATTGCACCCACCACTGCGCCCGACCAGTTGCTGGCGCTTGAGCGGGAACTCGTCACCCTTGACCGTCAGTTGCTGGACTGGCGACGGCATCACGCCGAAACTGCCGCCCGCGTACTGGGGCGGGATTTCAGCGAATCAGCCGGCACCGTGGGCAACACGCACTCCTGCCGGGACAACCTCGACATTGGAAAACGTCACACCCGGCGCTACTTTGCTGACCTTGAAGCCAAGCTGGCTTCTTCCTCCACGCCGGAAATGCCTTTCCAGGAGACCACCCGATGA
- a CDS encoding RidA family protein, producing MICTRIATDQAPAAIGPYAQAVQVGPFIFTSGQIPLDPATMTIVGEDVATQTRQVLTNLAAVLQAAGSHLSHVVKTTVFLKDMNEFQAMNEVYATFFPSAPPARSTVEVARLPKDVRVEIECIAIVPDQTTR from the coding sequence ATGATCTGCACACGCATTGCCACCGACCAGGCCCCGGCGGCCATTGGCCCCTATGCCCAAGCGGTACAGGTTGGACCGTTCATCTTCACTTCAGGGCAAATTCCCCTCGACCCCGCCACAATGACCATTGTCGGCGAGGATGTTGCCACCCAAACCCGCCAGGTGCTCACCAACCTGGCCGCCGTCCTGCAGGCCGCTGGCAGCCACCTCTCCCACGTCGTCAAAACGACGGTTTTCCTCAAGGATATGAACGAGTTTCAGGCGATGAACGAAGTCTATGCCACGTTCTTTCCCAGTGCGCCGCCGGCGCGTTCGACCGTTGAAGTGGCCCGGCTGCCAAAGGATGTCCGGGTGGAGATTGAATGTATTGCCATCGTTCCCGACCAGACTACCCGGTAA